The following are encoded together in the Weissella soli genome:
- a CDS encoding DNA-3-methyladenine glycosylase I, whose translation MTDIVRCAWVNNYKQNDLMTAYHDNEWGRPFHGDDNQLFELLTLEIFQAGLSWETILNKRANFKAAFANFDVDRVASFTEIDFERLIADAGIIRNQLKIKATINNARVIQAMHHRDENFVDYMWQFTEQQVIDHAIVVMADIPAKNALSEKVAKQMKHDGFKFTGPTSMYSFLQGMGVINDHEINCAFNLNHA comes from the coding sequence ATGACTGATATTGTGCGTTGCGCTTGGGTTAATAACTATAAGCAAAATGATTTAATGACTGCTTACCATGATAATGAATGGGGGCGCCCCTTTCACGGCGATGATAATCAATTATTCGAATTGCTGACACTCGAAATTTTCCAAGCCGGCCTGAGTTGGGAAACCATTCTTAACAAACGGGCCAACTTTAAGGCCGCCTTTGCGAATTTCGATGTTGATCGTGTGGCTAGTTTTACTGAAATTGATTTTGAACGCTTAATCGCTGACGCTGGTATTATCCGTAATCAGTTAAAAATCAAAGCTACCATTAACAATGCCCGCGTTATCCAGGCCATGCATCATCGTGATGAAAATTTCGTCGACTACATGTGGCAGTTCACTGAGCAACAAGTTATCGATCATGCCATTGTTGTAATGGCAGACATCCCCGCCAAAAATGCCTTATCCGAAAAGGTAGCTAAACAAATGAAGCATGATGGTTTTAAATTTACCGGTCCAACGTCAATGTATTCCTTCTTGCAAGGGATGGGTGTCATCAATGACCATGAAATAAACTGCGCATTCAATCTCAATCATGCCTAA
- a CDS encoding TatD family hydrolase translates to MAIYDPTKRPADAFDTHTHLNDDRFWHDVAAYWARAREYRIVEMNLVGYDFEGNQRALEIAHQFEGIHAIVGWQPEDIRQFDTAAEATLRDQLADPAVVGVGEMGLDYHWEENPTADEQKDAFKRQLALAREFKLPVTVHSRDAFEDTYAVLKEANVAEFGGVMHSFTGGPEEVKRFLDLGMYISFSGIVTFKKSEEIKAALQVVPLDRLLVETDAPFLAPVPMRGKPNEPMYVKYTIESIAEQLDMTYNEVAELTTANAHRLWHIQ, encoded by the coding sequence ATGGCAATTTATGATCCAACCAAGCGTCCCGCTGACGCTTTTGATACACATACACATTTGAATGATGATCGTTTCTGGCATGATGTAGCGGCTTACTGGGCGCGCGCGCGTGAATATCGCATTGTAGAGATGAATTTGGTCGGGTATGATTTTGAGGGTAACCAACGTGCTCTAGAAATTGCCCATCAATTTGAAGGGATCCATGCAATCGTTGGTTGGCAACCAGAAGATATCCGCCAATTTGATACTGCTGCTGAAGCCACCCTACGTGACCAATTGGCTGATCCAGCCGTGGTTGGTGTTGGTGAGATGGGCTTGGATTATCACTGGGAAGAGAACCCAACAGCTGACGAACAAAAGGACGCCTTCAAGCGGCAACTTGCACTGGCGCGTGAGTTTAAGTTACCAGTCACAGTCCATTCACGTGATGCTTTTGAGGATACGTATGCAGTACTGAAGGAAGCTAACGTGGCTGAATTTGGTGGTGTCATGCATTCATTTACAGGTGGTCCAGAAGAAGTGAAGCGTTTCCTAGACCTTGGTATGTACATCTCATTTTCGGGCATTGTGACCTTTAAGAAATCTGAGGAAATTAAGGCGGCCTTACAAGTTGTTCCGCTTGATCGTCTTTTGGTAGAAACTGACGCGCCATTCTTGGCACCAGTGCCAATGCGTGGTAAGCCAAACGAGCCGATGTATGTGAAGTACACAATCGAAAGTATTGCTGAACAATTGGACATGACCTATAACGAAGTTGCCGAGTTGACGACTGCTAATGCCCATCGTCTGTGGCACATTCAGTAA
- the rsmA gene encoding 16S rRNA (adenine(1518)-N(6)/adenine(1519)-N(6))-dimethyltransferase RsmA, whose amino-acid sequence MADYPDIATPLRTQAIMNQYGINTKKSLGQNFLTNIGVLKQIVAAGEVTTTDNVVEIGPGIGALTEQLARAAQQVLAFEIDQRLIEVLAETLAPYQNVTVINQDILKVDLETALTQHFDDPKAPLKLVANLPYYITTPILMQVLESGITFDSIVVMMQKEVADRLSAEPGTKDYGSLTLAVQYRMQAKLAFTVDRRSFVPNPNVDSAIIVLTPREPLTVQPRDEKKLFQLFKVGFKLRRKTLWNNLISEFGKTEEVTTKLTTALETVGLDPRIRAEKLTLEQFITLHNALFDAGVYGE is encoded by the coding sequence ATGGCAGATTATCCAGATATTGCAACGCCACTTCGTACCCAAGCCATCATGAATCAATATGGTATCAACACCAAAAAATCATTGGGACAAAACTTTTTAACTAACATTGGTGTGTTAAAGCAGATTGTGGCCGCTGGTGAAGTGACGACCACGGATAACGTGGTGGAAATCGGGCCCGGTATCGGTGCTCTGACGGAACAATTAGCCCGTGCTGCACAACAAGTCCTAGCGTTTGAAATTGATCAACGTTTGATCGAAGTTTTAGCAGAGACGTTGGCGCCATATCAGAATGTTACGGTGATCAATCAAGACATTTTGAAGGTTGATTTGGAGACTGCTCTGACGCAACATTTTGATGACCCCAAAGCACCCTTGAAGTTAGTAGCAAACTTACCATATTACATTACGACGCCTATTTTAATGCAGGTTTTGGAATCAGGGATTACTTTTGATAGCATTGTCGTCATGATGCAAAAAGAGGTGGCCGATCGGTTATCAGCTGAACCAGGCACGAAAGATTACGGATCACTGACCTTGGCAGTGCAATACCGTATGCAGGCTAAGTTGGCATTCACTGTTGATCGTCGGTCATTTGTCCCAAATCCAAATGTTGATTCAGCGATTATCGTCTTAACGCCGCGTGAACCATTGACGGTGCAACCACGAGATGAAAAGAAGCTCTTTCAGTTATTCAAAGTGGGCTTTAAGCTACGTCGTAAGACTCTATGGAATAATTTAATCTCTGAATTTGGTAAAACTGAAGAAGTTACCACCAAGTTGACGACAGCACTAGAAACGGTTGGGTTAGACCCCCGCATCCGTGCTGAAAAATTAACGTTAGAGCAATTCATCACCCTGCATAATGCCCTTTTTGATGCCGGCGTGTACGGCGAATAA
- a CDS encoding alpha/beta hydrolase has protein sequence MERFIDRTYDHIPAQTDFVTRQWLDIPYMEGPRHTLDIYLPNEVHDAYPTIIDIYGGGLILGEKSSHKLEPALRLLEKGYAVVSINYSLISQAPFPTQILEVKAAIRWVKAHASEFNFDAARIALMGESSGAHLALLAGVTADQTMNEPLFGQSPTQSTTVQAIIALYGPYVFDQFNAQFAENNVTPKYDETGAADSFEAQMFGGVAPVEVPEQVRLANPATYFSTEMPPILAFAGTADPVVPVQQTENMITAARQLVADDQAELHIVTGGVHGPNDYMTPAMTNLKLAFLEKWL, from the coding sequence ATGGAACGTTTTATTGATCGCACCTATGACCACATCCCCGCACAGACTGATTTTGTGACCCGTCAATGGTTGGACATTCCTTACATGGAAGGTCCCCGTCACACCCTTGATATTTACCTACCAAATGAAGTGCATGATGCCTATCCCACGATCATTGATATCTACGGTGGTGGTCTGATCCTGGGTGAAAAGAGCTCTCACAAGCTCGAACCAGCCTTACGCCTATTAGAAAAAGGATATGCTGTGGTTAGCATCAATTATTCATTGATTTCCCAAGCTCCTTTCCCGACCCAAATTTTGGAAGTGAAAGCAGCCATCCGTTGGGTCAAAGCACATGCCAGTGAATTCAACTTTGATGCCGCCCGCATTGCCTTGATGGGTGAATCTTCAGGGGCCCATCTGGCATTGCTTGCTGGCGTAACAGCTGACCAGACGATGAACGAACCCCTTTTCGGACAATCACCAACGCAGTCAACAACGGTGCAAGCGATTATCGCACTATACGGTCCATATGTTTTTGATCAGTTTAATGCACAATTTGCTGAAAACAATGTGACGCCAAAATACGATGAAACAGGGGCTGCTGATTCATTTGAAGCCCAAATGTTTGGTGGCGTGGCCCCAGTTGAGGTGCCTGAGCAAGTTCGTTTAGCAAATCCTGCCACCTATTTCTCAACTGAAATGCCCCCAATTCTAGCCTTTGCCGGCACAGCGGATCCCGTCGTACCCGTACAACAAACTGAAAATATGATTACGGCCGCCCGCCAATTAGTTGCTGATGACCAGGCTGAATTGCATATCGTCACCGGGGGCGTGCACGGTCCCAATGATTATATGACCCCAGCAATGACTAATTTGAAACTAGCTTTTCTTGAAAAGTGGTTGTAA
- a CDS encoding YeiH family protein, which produces MAIKKGMWPGIILTFVLALAAKLLVQFIPQLGAEALAMLIGIVLGNTIFNDSKWSLGIKWAEKFPIEIGIALLGLTVTLATIETLGWSGVIFILLQMTLTIIFVMWLGGRIFKVSPEAAMLMGAGNAVCGSSAIASVAPAIGATDDQRRTSVATVSIMGVILLLVLPFLGPNLLHHDNLLVGALIGGTVQSVGQVVGTAALVNPTVVTYATLFKMLRVILLSVVVVALSNHAHKLQNATTATPQSGFKFKAPWFVTTFVILMLLGSVMTLPTLLTGTAKSISGFFGVVNLAGIGLNLKWTTIKAAGGKFFGYGLVIIIFQVALALLLIYTLMH; this is translated from the coding sequence ATGGCTATCAAAAAAGGCATGTGGCCTGGTATTATTTTAACCTTTGTACTCGCCCTGGCAGCAAAGTTGCTCGTTCAATTCATCCCCCAACTAGGTGCTGAAGCCTTGGCGATGCTCATCGGCATCGTTCTTGGTAATACCATTTTTAACGATTCAAAATGGAGTTTAGGCATCAAATGGGCTGAAAAATTTCCTATTGAAATTGGTATCGCGTTACTGGGTTTAACCGTAACCCTAGCAACGATTGAAACGTTAGGTTGGTCTGGCGTAATCTTTATACTCTTACAAATGACCTTAACCATTATTTTCGTGATGTGGCTTGGGGGCCGTATTTTCAAAGTTAGTCCTGAAGCAGCCATGCTAATGGGTGCTGGCAACGCGGTCTGCGGGTCCTCGGCCATCGCCTCAGTAGCACCAGCCATTGGTGCCACTGATGATCAACGTCGGACCTCAGTCGCTACCGTCTCAATTATGGGGGTCATTTTATTGCTGGTTTTACCCTTCTTAGGTCCGAACTTGCTACATCATGACAACTTATTAGTCGGTGCTTTAATTGGTGGCACAGTGCAATCAGTGGGGCAAGTTGTCGGCACGGCGGCGCTAGTGAATCCTACCGTTGTGACTTATGCCACCTTATTCAAGATGTTACGCGTCATCCTCTTGTCTGTCGTCGTTGTAGCCCTTTCTAATCATGCTCATAAGCTGCAAAACGCAACCACCGCGACGCCTCAATCGGGGTTCAAATTCAAGGCACCCTGGTTTGTCACAACATTTGTCATATTGATGCTCCTAGGATCGGTTATGACTTTACCAACCCTGCTTACCGGTACGGCAAAATCAATTTCTGGTTTCTTCGGTGTTGTGAATTTGGCTGGCATTGGTTTGAATTTAAAATGGACAACCATCAAGGCAGCCGGTGGTAAATTCTTCGGTTACGGTCTGGTAATCATTATTTTCCAGGTTGCTTTGGCCTTATTGTTAATTTATACACTGATGCATTAA
- a CDS encoding tRNA dihydrouridine synthase, with translation MRQAKSAFWQNIVDTAHTHGENTPFFSLAPMEAVTDTVFRRVVAKAAAPDVFLTEFINARSVAHPKAKFSVQGRLAVTEDEQMPIAQLWGNRPEDFISAIAEVKERGYQAIDLNMGCPDGTVIKNHGGSDLILHPADAARVIAAAKETGLPVSVKTRLGFNNLDTYKSWLPFLLQQDVQLLTVHLRTRKEMSKVPAHYELIDEIIAMRDAISPNTLLQINGDIADRAAGLKLVQEHPGIDGIMIGRGIFNDPYCFEHEPKEHSLAENLELLRMQLDLYDEFTANFGPMHFQKLKRFFKIYVRNFSYASDLRMALMDTNSTTEVREILAKFDQEWAAHKAASVTA, from the coding sequence ATGCGTCAAGCAAAGTCTGCCTTTTGGCAAAACATTGTTGATACAGCCCACACACATGGTGAAAACACACCTTTCTTTTCCCTAGCGCCCATGGAAGCAGTCACTGATACTGTTTTTCGGCGCGTGGTTGCTAAGGCGGCAGCACCTGATGTCTTTTTAACTGAATTCATCAATGCACGCAGTGTTGCTCATCCTAAAGCTAAGTTTTCAGTCCAAGGTCGCTTGGCAGTCACTGAAGACGAACAAATGCCCATCGCCCAACTTTGGGGTAACCGGCCTGAAGACTTTATTTCAGCGATTGCAGAAGTTAAAGAACGCGGCTACCAAGCGATCGACCTTAATATGGGGTGTCCGGATGGTACGGTGATCAAGAATCACGGTGGCTCAGATTTGATTTTGCATCCAGCCGATGCAGCGCGGGTGATTGCTGCTGCTAAGGAAACAGGGTTGCCCGTCTCTGTGAAAACGCGTTTAGGCTTCAATAATCTTGACACTTACAAGTCATGGTTGCCATTCTTATTGCAACAAGACGTACAATTATTGACCGTGCATTTGCGCACCCGGAAGGAAATGTCCAAGGTACCCGCTCATTACGAATTAATTGATGAAATTATCGCCATGCGCGATGCGATTTCACCAAATACTTTACTGCAAATCAATGGTGACATTGCCGATCGCGCTGCTGGATTAAAGCTAGTCCAAGAGCACCCGGGGATTGATGGCATCATGATTGGTCGGGGTATCTTTAACGACCCTTACTGCTTTGAACATGAGCCTAAAGAACATAGCTTGGCCGAAAATCTTGAATTGTTGCGCATGCAACTAGATTTGTATGACGAATTCACTGCTAATTTTGGTCCGATGCACTTCCAAAAATTGAAGCGTTTCTTCAAGATCTACGTACGTAATTTTTCCTATGCCTCAGATTTGCGGATGGCTTTGATGGACACTAATTCAACGACTGAAGTTCGTGAAATTTTGGCCAAATTTGATCAGGAATGGGCAGCTCACAAAGCTGCTTCAGTTACCGCCTAA
- a CDS encoding amino acid permease, which yields MAETENNELQRGLSSRHVEMIALGGTIGTGLFLGAGRSISAAGPAILLVYIITGVFMFWMMRALGELLLSDPSQTTFVGFIHKYLGKKAGFVIGWTYWIGWITIAMAELTAIGYYMQYWFPQVPIWIFEFIVLGLLYMVNIVAVRAFGEAEFWFAMIKIVAILAMIATGLIMALGHVKTSAGVASISNLWSHGFFADHGEHLLAAFRMVFFAFLGIEFVGMTAAEAQDPLKTIPKAINSIIMRILIFYVGALVAIMSIQPWTNYSAAQSPFVQVFSGIGIKSAAAVINFVVLTAAASSLNSGLFTTGRMLYALSGQKGWLGKLNRRYIPVHALNVSTGLAAFAIIVNYLFPSNAFDLITSVASEAFVGIYIVLVFAHIKFRKSAEYAASPKHFQMPGAPVTNYLTIIFLLAIMGTLLFNADTMGPTLIALVWYVVMMIVAARFVK from the coding sequence ATGGCAGAAACAGAGAATAATGAACTGCAACGTGGCCTATCAAGTCGCCACGTTGAAATGATCGCATTGGGTGGAACAATCGGAACGGGGTTGTTCTTGGGAGCAGGTCGCTCGATCAGTGCGGCTGGCCCAGCAATTTTACTGGTGTACATCATAACAGGAGTCTTTATGTTTTGGATGATGCGCGCGCTGGGTGAATTGTTACTCAGTGACCCATCACAAACAACATTTGTGGGCTTTATCCATAAATATTTAGGTAAAAAAGCCGGTTTTGTCATTGGTTGGACGTATTGGATTGGTTGGATTACTATTGCCATGGCGGAGCTGACCGCGATTGGTTACTACATGCAATATTGGTTCCCCCAGGTGCCAATTTGGATTTTTGAATTTATTGTATTGGGCCTTTTGTACATGGTTAATATTGTGGCGGTGCGGGCCTTTGGAGAAGCGGAGTTCTGGTTTGCAATGATTAAAATTGTGGCGATTCTTGCCATGATTGCCACGGGCTTGATCATGGCTTTGGGACACGTCAAGACGTCAGCTGGGGTCGCTTCAATTAGTAATTTATGGTCACATGGATTTTTTGCTGATCATGGTGAGCACTTACTTGCAGCTTTTCGGATGGTCTTCTTTGCTTTCTTGGGGATTGAATTCGTTGGGATGACTGCGGCCGAGGCGCAGGATCCATTAAAGACAATTCCCAAGGCAATTAACTCAATTATTATGCGTATCTTGATTTTTTACGTCGGGGCATTGGTGGCCATTATGAGTATCCAGCCTTGGACAAATTACAGTGCGGCACAATCGCCATTCGTGCAGGTTTTTTCAGGGATTGGGATTAAGTCAGCAGCGGCGGTCATTAATTTCGTTGTGTTGACGGCGGCAGCGTCATCGTTGAACAGTGGTTTGTTTACTACGGGACGCATGTTGTATGCTTTGTCTGGACAAAAGGGTTGGCTTGGTAAACTAAATCGTCGATACATCCCGGTTCATGCCTTGAATGTTTCAACAGGGTTGGCAGCATTTGCGATTATTGTGAATTATTTATTCCCAAGCAATGCCTTTGATCTGATTACTTCGGTCGCTTCAGAAGCCTTCGTGGGTATTTACATCGTGTTGGTATTTGCGCATATTAAGTTCCGTAAATCAGCTGAATATGCAGCTAGCCCTAAACATTTCCAAATGCCGGGCGCACCAGTTACCAATTACCTTACTATCATTTTCTTGTTGGCAATTATGGGAACTTTGTTGTTTAATGCTGACACCATGGGACCAACGCTTATTGCACTGGTTTGGTATGTTGTGATGATGATTGTGGCAGCGCGTTTTGTTAAGTAG
- a CDS encoding DUF6508 domain-containing protein translates to MAVKLHDFDFAKWDTFLAEIEGETVKWNSGIGVEEYPVYDPRMYALAKEFEASDFFDQSFQRTLFQKKHEAITEEEVDEISRSSADFFDVRAITSIVIYNERHMKGMWAAMTEKGILRRLLQRLHSLTPAEFPIF, encoded by the coding sequence ATGGCAGTTAAATTACATGATTTTGATTTTGCAAAGTGGGATACGTTCCTGGCTGAAATTGAAGGCGAGACCGTGAAGTGGAACTCAGGCATTGGTGTTGAAGAATACCCCGTCTACGATCCCCGTATGTATGCCTTAGCAAAAGAATTTGAAGCGTCTGACTTCTTTGATCAAAGCTTCCAACGTACTTTATTTCAAAAAAAGCATGAAGCAATTACCGAAGAAGAAGTTGATGAAATTTCACGTAGTTCCGCGGATTTCTTCGATGTGCGCGCGATTACTTCAATCGTGATTTATAATGAGCGCCATATGAAAGGGATGTGGGCGGCCATGACGGAAAAGGGAATTTTACGTCGCCTCCTCCAACGTCTCCACAGCCTAACACCGGCAGAATTCCCAATTTTCTAA
- the rnmV gene encoding ribonuclease M5, translating to MKIKEVIIVEGKSDTQAIQMAVEADTIETIGSALPAEKKQAILTAAQTRGIIVFTDPDFNGERLRKMITALVPDAKHAFLTKKDAGALVKHHSLGIEYATTAAIQNALLAVATTGDGMTVSDVSMTDLRRLGFVGHPRAAQTREHVSERLGLGYVNGKQLLKRLQMFGITLAQLEKVLEEHK from the coding sequence ATGAAAATTAAAGAAGTCATTATTGTCGAGGGCAAATCCGACACACAAGCCATTCAAATGGCCGTTGAAGCAGATACCATTGAGACGATAGGTTCGGCATTGCCAGCTGAAAAGAAGCAAGCTATCCTGACGGCGGCCCAAACCCGTGGTATCATTGTCTTTACTGACCCTGATTTCAATGGGGAACGCCTACGTAAAATGATTACCGCATTGGTACCCGATGCTAAACATGCGTTTTTGACGAAAAAAGACGCGGGTGCTTTGGTTAAACATCATAGTTTGGGTATTGAATATGCAACGACTGCAGCAATTCAAAACGCCTTATTGGCGGTTGCGACCACTGGTGATGGTATGACTGTGTCGGACGTGTCGATGACTGATTTGCGCCGGTTGGGGTTCGTTGGTCATCCAAGGGCAGCCCAAACGCGGGAACACGTCTCAGAACGATTGGGCCTTGGTTATGTGAACGGAAAACAATTATTGAAGCGCTTGCAAATGTTTGGCATCACACTTGCACAATTAGAAAAAGTATTAGAGGAACACAAATAA
- a CDS encoding hemolysin family protein, giving the protein MSTGALVGSLVAIFIVLALLTLFVAAEFALVKVRRSQLEDLQEQRERPSKAIATAIHMVENLNEYLSTTQVGITAGGLIIGWLGEETVAHLLLEMGILQKLPGVSAGAIASVIALLLLTYVEVVVTELLPKNLAIEFPIKVMMLIVRPLHWSHQLFYPFVWFLNKSAEGLLRLFGLKSVDEGGEVYSESEILNLSRAAAKTGELEDEEVRFMERAFEMTEKVAVDIMVDRTQMTVVDVTATVKDVARVYFETKHSRLPVTADNDKDKIIGYVRNYDLMRQLQLDDSVTIAKIVRSLPTVPENLGLTDALSKMMKDSTPMAVVKNEYGGTSGVVTDTDIYEELFGALRDENTSDHRLVEKVGHSEDGEEIYHISGKMTLYDFERYFDTDVKPFDDSEMVTLTGYVLEQKPDIKKGETLHVAEFNVIPLDSADDAYIDSFEVVRLQDGSKNRISD; this is encoded by the coding sequence TTGAGTACAGGAGCGTTAGTTGGTTCGTTAGTTGCGATTTTTATCGTGTTAGCATTATTGACTTTGTTTGTGGCGGCAGAATTTGCTTTAGTTAAGGTGCGGCGGTCACAGCTGGAAGATTTACAAGAACAACGTGAAAGGCCATCAAAAGCAATTGCGACGGCTATTCATATGGTTGAAAACCTGAACGAATATCTATCAACCACACAGGTTGGAATTACCGCCGGTGGTTTGATTATTGGTTGGTTGGGTGAAGAAACGGTTGCCCACCTCCTATTGGAAATGGGTATCCTGCAAAAGTTGCCGGGGGTTAGTGCGGGAGCGATCGCTTCAGTTATCGCGTTGCTATTATTGACGTACGTTGAAGTTGTCGTAACTGAACTTTTGCCTAAGAATTTGGCGATTGAGTTCCCCATTAAGGTGATGATGTTAATTGTGCGACCACTTCATTGGTCACACCAGTTGTTCTACCCATTCGTCTGGTTTTTGAATAAGTCAGCAGAAGGTCTTTTGCGCCTCTTTGGCTTAAAGTCAGTGGACGAAGGTGGCGAGGTTTATTCTGAAAGTGAAATTTTGAATTTGTCACGGGCGGCGGCCAAAACGGGTGAATTGGAAGATGAAGAAGTCCGTTTTATGGAGCGGGCCTTTGAAATGACGGAAAAAGTGGCAGTTGACATCATGGTCGACCGGACACAAATGACCGTTGTGGATGTGACCGCAACGGTTAAGGATGTCGCGCGGGTTTACTTCGAAACAAAGCACTCACGTTTGCCAGTGACGGCTGACAATGATAAAGATAAGATTATCGGTTATGTCCGTAACTATGATCTGATGCGTCAGTTACAGTTGGATGATTCAGTGACGATTGCCAAAATTGTCCGTTCCTTGCCAACGGTCCCTGAGAATCTAGGTTTGACGGACGCTTTGAGCAAGATGATGAAGGATAGTACACCGATGGCGGTCGTTAAGAACGAATATGGTGGTACCTCTGGTGTCGTGACCGACACGGATATCTATGAAGAGTTGTTTGGTGCTTTACGTGATGAAAACACGAGCGATCATCGTTTGGTTGAAAAGGTTGGTCACTCCGAGGATGGCGAGGAGATCTATCACATTTCTGGTAAGATGACGCTATACGATTTTGAACGTTATTTTGATACCGATGTAAAACCATTTGACGATTCTGAGATGGTCACATTGACGGGGTATGTCTTGGAACAAAAACCTGATATTAAGAAGGGTGAAACGTTGCACGTTGCTGAATTCAATGTCATTCCACTAGATTCAGCTGATGATGCTTATATTGATTCGTTTGAAGTCGTGCGTTTGCAAGATGGATCAAAGAATAGAATTTCTGATTAA
- a CDS encoding hemolysin family protein yields MDSGPSIIINIVVIIVILLLAVLFTLTEYSLVKVRPSALRALQEDRETPSRNLDNAIHMTERLTEYLSTAQVGITLTSLILGWIGEEFIANLILSTNVLPKEWAHPVASVAAILIFTFIHAVFTDLVPKNIAIDKPVSVLLFITRPVRFFHVILYPLIWLFDRAAIVITRAMGFNTHPDEDIYSQTEILSLSEDAAHAGELDEEDVRFMKRAFDMNDKVAIDIMIDRTQLTVIDVTATIGDGLALYLETRYSRFPVVANGDKDKILGYVYSFDLVRQGRLNDQASVRTILRNIPNVSENQDVQDVLTEMITHRAPIVVVKDEYGGTSGIVTDKDIYEELFGTVRDEIDDVADDLVAKIASDDDGNMHYKISGKMTLYDFDRYFDTEITEFEESEMVTLTGYVLHENPDIEVGEVLKVENFEIRALDHKDAYINEFEVVQLPLTIEDIEDSVQAED; encoded by the coding sequence ATGGATTCCGGTCCGTCTATTATCATTAATATTGTGGTGATTATTGTCATCCTATTGCTTGCTGTCCTATTTACTTTAACTGAGTATTCATTGGTTAAAGTCCGTCCCAGTGCGTTACGCGCACTGCAGGAGGATCGCGAAACACCATCTCGGAACTTAGATAATGCCATTCATATGACCGAGCGATTGACTGAGTATCTTTCAACTGCTCAAGTTGGAATTACCCTAACGTCATTGATTCTTGGTTGGATTGGTGAAGAGTTTATTGCTAACCTAATTTTAAGTACGAATGTTTTGCCTAAAGAATGGGCTCATCCAGTAGCGTCTGTGGCAGCTATTTTGATTTTCACATTTATCCATGCCGTGTTCACGGACTTGGTACCTAAGAATATTGCCATTGATAAGCCAGTAAGTGTGTTACTGTTTATCACACGGCCAGTCCGCTTTTTCCACGTGATTTTGTATCCGTTGATTTGGCTATTTGACCGGGCAGCAATTGTCATCACGAGAGCAATGGGATTCAATACCCATCCTGATGAAGATATCTACTCACAAACTGAAATCTTGTCATTATCTGAAGATGCAGCCCATGCTGGTGAATTGGACGAAGAAGACGTCCGGTTCATGAAACGAGCCTTCGATATGAATGACAAGGTCGCCATCGACATCATGATTGACCGTACACAGTTGACAGTCATTGACGTCACGGCAACCATTGGAGATGGGTTAGCGTTGTATCTAGAGACGCGTTATTCACGATTCCCTGTTGTGGCTAATGGCGACAAGGATAAAATCCTGGGCTATGTCTATTCATTTGATTTAGTACGTCAAGGTCGCTTGAACGACCAAGCTTCAGTCCGCACAATTCTACGTAATATTCCGAATGTCTCAGAAAACCAAGATGTTCAGGATGTGTTGACAGAAATGATCACACACCGGGCCCCTATCGTGGTGGTTAAGGACGAATATGGTGGTACCTCAGGTATCGTGACTGATAAGGATATCTACGAAGAATTGTTTGGCACGGTGCGTGACGAAATTGACGATGTCGCCGATGATTTGGTTGCCAAGATTGCCTCAGATGATGATGGTAATATGCACTATAAGATTAGTGGTAAGATGACATTGTACGATTTTGATCGTTATTTTGACACTGAGATTACTGAATTTGAAGAATCAGAAATGGTAACTTTGACCGGATATGTTCTGCATGAAAATCCTGATATTGAAGTCGGTGAAGTTTTGAAGGTTGAAAACTTTGAGATTAGGGCATTGGATCACAAAGATGCCTATATTAATGAATTCGAAGTTGTGCAACTTCCTTTAACTATCGAAGATATTGAAGATTCAGTTCAAGCAGAAGATTAA